In the genome of Podospora pseudocomata strain CBS 415.72m chromosome 2 map unlocalized CBS415.72m_2.2, whole genome shotgun sequence, one region contains:
- the ERG12 gene encoding Mevalonate kinase (EggNog:ENOG503NWCI; COG:I) — protein MTQAIANGRNGQNGYHVDTEPESSSISASSSNASEYGVEGTNGITNGTGNLTLNGNGNGNIRDRMQRKKSSPMMPSFMVSAPGKVIVFGEHAVVHGKAAIAASIALRSYLLVTSLSKSRKTVTLKFPDIDFDHSWRIDELPWAIFQQPSKKKYYYSLVTEIDQELVAAIQPYLADVSPDKPADVRKVHQNSAGSFLYMFLSLGSPSFPACQYTLRSTIPIGAGLGSSATIAVCLSAALLLQLRTLSGPHPDQPPDEARMQIERINRWAYVYEMFIHGNPSGVDNTVSTQGKAVMFQRTDYSKAPDVKPLWDFPELPLLLVDTRTPKSTAHEVAKVGRLKDTHPKLVGSILDAIDKVTQTSAELIAEDDFSTEKEDSLRRVGELMNINHGLLVSLGVSHPRLERVRELVDHQGIGWTKLTGAGGGGCSITLLKPGVPREKLARLEEQLDEEGYQRFETTLGGDGVGVLWPAVLKNGTVEDEEGGMEIDQEKFLNAQGNDGVERLVGVHGGMPGEREGWKFWRVESNPDI, from the exons ATGACGCAGGCCATTGCGAACGGCCGGAACGGCCAGAACGGCTACCATGTGGACACCGAACCCGAAAGTTCTAGCATCAgtgccagcagcagcaacgccAGCGAATACGGCGTCGAAGGCACAAACGGGATCACCAACGGCACAGGAAACCTCACGCTCAACGGGAATGGGAACGGGAATATCAGAGATCGCATGCAACGCAAAAAGTCCAGCCCAATGATGCCTAGTTTTATGGTTTCGGCGCCGGGAAAGGTGATTGTGTTTGGTGAACATGCGGTTGTGCACGGCAAG GCGGCGATCGCGGCTTCAATCGCTTTGCGCTCTTACCTCCTCGTAACATCGCTCTCCAAGTCGAGAAAGACTGTCACACTCAAGTTCCCAGATATCGACTTTGACCACTCGTGGAGGATTGACGAACTGCCCTGGGCCATCTTCCAGCAGCCGTCGAAAAAGAAGTACTACTACAGTCTCGTCACCGAAATTGACCAGGAGCTCGTCGCCGCCATCCAGCCATACCTCGCCGATGTCTCGCCGGATAAGCCGGCGGATGTTCGCAAAGTTCACCAGAACTCGGCCGGTTCTTTCTTGTACATGTTCTTGTCCCTTGGATCACCGTCGTTCCCCGCCTGCCAGTACACATTGCGCTCCACGATTCCAATAGGCGCAGGACTCGGAAGCAGCGCCACTATTGCTGTGTGTCTCTCGGCAGCCCTGTTGCTTCAGCTTAGGACACTTTCTGGGCCCCATCCGGATCAACCGCCTGATGAGGCCCGCATGCAGATTGAGCGCATCAACCGATGGGCGTATGTCTACGAGATGTTCATCCACGGCAACCCCTCCGGTGTGGACAACACCGTCTCCACACAGGGCAAGGCCGTCATGTTCCAGAGAACGGATTACAGCAAGGCACCTGATGTAAAACCACTTTGGGATTTCCCCGAGTTGCCACTCCTTTTGGTCGACACCAGGACGCCAAAATCCACGGCGCATGAGGTGGCCaaggtggggaggttgaaggacACTCACCCGAAGCTTGTTGGCAGCATTCTCGATGCCATTGACAAGGTCACGCAAACATCGGCTGAGCTCATTGCTGAGGACGATTTCTCTacggagaaggaggacagCCTTCGCCGTGTGGGCGAGCTGATGAACATCAACCACGGTTTGCTGGTCTCACTTGGCGTCTCACACCCCAGACTCGAACGTGTCCGCGAGCTGGTAGACCACCAAGGGATAGGCTGGACGAAACTAaccggtgccggtggtggtggttgctcgATTACTCTCCTAAAACCCGGGGTTCCTAGAGAGAAACTTGCTaggttggaggagcagcttgacgaggagggctACCAAAGATTTGAGACTAcgcttggtggtgacggcgtGGGTGTTTTGTGGCCTGCGGTTCTAAAAAACGGcacggtggaggatgaggagggtggtatGGAGATTGATCAGGAAAAGTTCCTCAATGCGCAGGGGAATGATGGTGTGGAGAGGCTGGTGGGTGTGCATGGTGGCATGcctggggagagggaagggtgGAAGTTTTGGAGAGTGGAAAGTAACCCGGATATCTAG